From Brassica oleracea var. oleracea cultivar TO1000 chromosome C3, BOL, whole genome shotgun sequence, a single genomic window includes:
- the LOC106328673 gene encoding fatty acyl-CoA reductase 3-like, with protein MSTEMEAVSVLQYLDNKSILVIGAAGFLANIFVEKILRVAPNVKKLYLLLRASNEKSATQRFKDEILGKDLYKVVKEKYGPNLTQLTSEKVTVVNGDICLADLGIQDSLAHEMIHQVDAIINLAATTKFDERYDVALGNNTLGPLNVLDFAKKCENAKIFVHVSTAYVSGEKSGLIMETPYRMGETLNGTTGLDINHERKLVQEKLDQLLVIKAPPETITQAMKDMGLTRAKMYGWPNTYVFTKAMGEMMVGEKRDNISLVLIRPSIITSTFKEPFPGWTEGIRTIDSLAVGYGKGRLTCFLGDLNAISDVMPADMVVNSILVSMAAQAGKQKEIIYHLGSSQKNPLKNEKLPEVAYQYFTTKPWTNKDGKPVRVRKIEILSSMPSFHRYMAIHYSIPLKGLAVLNMVLCKLLDKSVTDFHRKINLALRLVDLYQPYLFFYGVFDDSNTEKLQRMVLKTGVETEMFYFDPKIINWDDYFVNTHIPGLVKYVF; from the exons ATGTCGACAGAAATGGAGGCCGTAAGTGTTCTTCAGTACCTTGACAACAAGTCCATATTGGTCATTGGAGCGGCTGGGTTCTTAGCAAATA TTTTTGTGGAGAAGATATTAAGGGTGGCACCAAACGTGAAGAAACTCTATCTTCTTCTAAGAGCATCAAATGAAAAATCTGCTACCCAGAGGTTTAAGGATGAG ATCTTGGGGAAGGATTTGTACAAGGTGGTGAAAGAGAAGTATGGTCCAAATCTAACTCAACTTACATCTGAGAAAGTCACTGTCGTCAATGGTGACATTTGCCTTGCGGATTTGGGTATTCAAGACTCTTTGGCACATGAGATGATCCACCAAGTTGATGCCATTATTAATTTAGCGGCAACTACTAAGTTTGATGAACG ATACGATGTAGCACTTGGGAACAACACATTGGGTCCCCTCAATGTCTTGGATTTCGCCAAGAAATGTGAAAACGCTAAGATCTTTGTTCATGTATCAACAG CTTACGTGTCCGGGGAAAAATCTGGTTTGATAATGGAAACACCATACCGTATGGGTGAGACGTTGAATGGAACCACCGGCTTAGATATCAACCATGAGAGGAAATTGGTCCAGGAGAAACTTGACCAGCTCCTAGTCATCAAAGCCCCTCCCGAAACAATCACACAAGCCATGAAGGATATGGGACTCACCAG GGCAAAAATGTACGGATGGCCAAACACATACGTTTTCACAAAAGCAATGGGAGAGATGATGGTAGGAGAAAAAAGGGACAATATATCACTTGTGTTGATCCGTCCATCAATTATTACCAGCACTTTCAAAGAACCATTCCCTGGTTGGACCGAGGGCATCAG GACTATTGATAGTTTAGCTGTCGGATACGGTAAAGGCAGACTCACATGCTTCCTTGGTGATCTTAATGCTATTTCTGATGTG ATGCCAGCAGATATGGTAGTAAATTCGATTCTAGTATCGATGGCCGCTCAAGCCGGGAAACAAAAAGAGATTATTTATCATTTGGGTTCCTCGCAAAAAAATCCGTTGAAGAATGAGAAACTTCCTGAAGTAGCATACCAGTATTTTACTACCAAACCATGGACTAACAAAGATGGGAAGCCAGTTCGTGTACGGAAAATAGAGATTCTGAGTTCTATGCCAAGTTTCCACCGATACATGGCCATACATTACTCGATTCCACTAAAG GGACTTGCAGTACTAAACATGGTACTTTGCAAATTGTTGGATAAAAGCGTTACGGATTTTCATAGGAAGATAAATCTTGCATTGCGGCTTGTTGATCTCTATCAGCCTTACCTCTTTTTCTATGGGGT ATTTGATGATTCAAACACAGAAAAACTGCAAAGAATGGTGTTGAAGACCGGAGTCGAAACTGAGATGTTCTATTTTGATCCAAAGATTATCAACTGGGACGACTATTTTGTGAATACACATATTCCTGGGCTGGTTAAGTACGTTTTCTAG